A stretch of DNA from Myotis daubentonii chromosome 12, mMyoDau2.1, whole genome shotgun sequence:
TCTAGAAGTTGAATATGTCTTGGTTAAGATCAGATACTTTGTTATCATCAAGATTACATCTGTGTTCTCCTTATGGATTCTTTATCTTTGTATTAGATTTCAAAATAGTCCTATCAGGGGGTTGAAATATTAGTTTCATTGAATTAAGTATTTTTTTCCCTATGATGTGCATCTATATAGAGATGGCTGAGTAGTTCTAGAGTTCTCTATCTGGCTTAAATAGATTTGGGTAGGATCATAGAGTAGTTACTAAGCCTTGGAGTAGTAAATATACCCATGGAAAGTGTTAGTTTACTCCGTGTAAACATATCTGTGTATGCATACTAAAAAAGAATAATTGCAAGCCATGACAAAGAACTGTGGTTTTAATCAGtaataatatataaaacacaaTTTGCAAGCTACTTGTATATAAAGGTAAACTTAAGAAATAGAATAATCATCAATGATTATTTTATATGTCATGTAGTTCAGTTCAgtttaaatacttattgaatagcTTTTACAACTTGTGTTACTATCATTAAGTGGTGgcattacaaagaaaaaatattttgataagaACTGCACCTAAACTTTTATGATAGAATACAAAAATCAACTTAATTGCAATATAAATAATGGGCTTTAGGGGAATATGACTGGGGGGGGGGAATACAGTTAAAAGGTTGATATGAATGGTTTTAAGTGGGAAACTGATatgttcagttttatattttagatCAGGTACTCTACAATAAGGTAGTTAAAGTCAAGGATGGCTAGTCTGGATATGGAAACAGGAACTAGGGAATTATTCTAATGGCATATAATTATGCTATGGTAATAGAGTTGTCAagataaatatgttaaaatcaaatcattaataaatatgttaaaataatttaacttattaaatttattaggtgTAAGAGAGGACATCTATAAGGATCACAACTAGTTTCTTGTTTGGTAATCTTAAAAATTGTGGTGAAACCAGTgggaaaaagtaataaaatatagcccacagtaaaacaaacaaacacacttgTGAGTTTAGTTTTCTGATTTCTGGATTCTGACATTTAAACTTGTAGGCAAGTACAGTATACCAGAAGAGAACAGATATTCTACCTTCAGTATTGTGAAAGGTTCTTCTCCGACATTAAGCTCTAGTTATTATAAACTTTTCTATATGTAAGTCTGAAAAGTTATTCATTCATAATgtttaaaagtaatttaagtTGCAAATAGCACTGCATTTAACTTGATAATGACAgcaaaagtgaaaatattttcattctaaaaTTGTAACACTGCCccaaatatattatatacattaatAGTCTTACATACATATCTTTTTGTATTAGTAGTTACTATGTCATATATATAATACGAAATTCATCATacaaataaatggtgatggaaaaaatttaaaaatgacatttatcAAAAAAGCCAGTCTTCTTGAGAATTGTATAGTCCAGTGACAAAAGAATTCTGTTAATATTGATGGAGGTGAAGAGGTGGGAAGCAGAGCGAGTTGACTCTTGTTTACAAGAGTCTATTTTTAGCTGAAATAAAGCAGTTAGAATTCTAAATTTGAGTTTTAAAGTAAAAGTGAAAGATGATATGCAATTGATAGTGCCATACAACTTATTCAGCGTTCATCTATCTTTTCACAGAGTTCCCTAATAAGCATTCATAGTCAGTTTTTGGCAGCATTGGAATCACTGAAGACATTCTGGGATGTTATGGATGAAATCGATGAGAAAACTTGGGTACTTGAACCAGAAAAACCTACTCGGAGTGCAACGGCACGCAGAATTGCAGTAGGTGGGGAAAAAGATGCCTAatgagggtttttttctttttaacgcATTTGATTGTATTCGAGTTACTTAGGAAAATGTATCTAAAGATGACATTGGACTTTTAGGTGAGACTTTTCTGCATGAAGTAAACTATTAAAACTTCCTGGGATgaactttctttttattactaggtatttaaatgtaaatatttcaggGGAAAAGGGCAAGTACTGAGGTGTTTCATTATAAAAGGTGATGATCCAATGGAAGCAGCATTCAGAGATGGTGTTAAATTAGCTTTTAATTAGCACAGAAATAGTGGATCAGGCTTTTCAAAACTTACATTACTTAGGAAAAAGAACTATGTTAGAAATAATGAAGTCTTCATCCATGAAACTAGAGAAGATGAGTGTGAACAAATCTGggaatattttctgaaaaaatatagaagagaataaaataactCACGGGCCTTTGAAGAgtaaacaaaaagcacaaaataactgaatatttttgaagtattttcaTAAATATGTGAAATAACTATAAATATCATCCTTTAAATATCACCATATTCTCCTTACTATAAAATGattgttttatgtatttcattATGAGCAAGCAAAACAGTTTTCAAGGTCTGCCTTTCAAGACTAGATATTTTAAACTCCATTTGAGTTCACACTAAATACTGTAGTTGGTTAGAAGATACCTATTCATatctttcctccctcttttcctagCTCAAATAGATATGTTGTCACAAATCATATATTCCGAATGATATCTTGAAATTTTGATGTGGATCATATCCTAAATTAGTGAGCAATTTTTAGAGTTTTCACCCAGGCATACTATATTACGTGGGGGAAAAGTGGTATGTTATTAGAAGAGGAAAATATAATCGTACAGCAGTTCTACAAATAGTGTTGTTACCCAGTttgttaaaaaaaaccaaaaacctaaaAGGTAAACTATGATTTGCCTTTATAAGACCAAGTTTTTAACAAATTAAGTAAAAGATTACTTAATATGGCCATTGTTAGTTAATAACCACTGTTAAGGGAAAGTATTTTCTGGAGTTAAAGGCTAATACAGAATTTGTGTTCATGGCAGGGAATGCATTAGCAAATGAGATTATAAattaactttttgtttttctcattgaaTGACTTatagtcatttattttctttggttaCCTTTTTGCCAGATATGTAATAATTGTACTTTTGTTGTTAGGAGAAGAGGAAAGTATAATTGTACAACAGTTTTACAAAGTGTGTTGTTACCCAGTTAGCCAAAGGCTTATACAATATAGAGTATAGAATTTATCAAGACATtacatttttatcataaaaatgaaattcaaattgaCCTTAAACAATTATACTGATATGAAATTTGTACAGTACTCTAGtatagttaaaatttattttaaaaaatctagtacCAAGTAGAAATAGCTTTTTTATAGATTTTGCAAGCAAGATTAGTTGCTGTTTTTACTAAATGAACACTTTCAAATTTAATAGGAATTGAACCCTTTAACTTACAGGGGAAAACTTCACATGGAGCAAAAGAACTCAGAATTTTTATAAACCTTCATAAAACTCAAATCTTaagcatgtttgttttttaccatttGTTGTACTTCCAGTCTTTAATTCTGACCAAGTTCTATTATTTCCAAGAGAGTCATAAGAAATAATTTAGGTATTTCTTAAATATCtgatttgtgaatttttaaaaaaccatcaaTACATAGAACCTTGTATTTAAACTTTAATAGAATGCTAACCAAGATTCTGATCTAAATTATATTAACTTATGGATTGACTGTTTTTTGAAACTTAGGGTCCCCAAATCTTTAGCCAcaattataatttcaaaatttacatcttttaatgaaattatactacagagatatatttaccttttatgaaattttttttatgaaaaatttaaagcatttGGTTACTGTTTCCTtgtatatacaatgaaataaacaCCCAGCCAGATACTccttaatttttttgtaaaaacttttaatatcttttattctAGGGAATAATGCTTCCATACATATTGAGGTGGACCCCAAGCACCCCACTATGCTTCCCGAGTGCTACTTCCTTGGAGCTGACCATGGTGTGCGATCTCAGATTCAAGTCTTTTAACAGAATCATAAAATCTCTGTCTACGACTGTTAAAATATTACTCTAAAATATTAGGGGTaattatttcaaatgaaaatctCATTTTGAACTgcatacttttgtttttaatatattattttctaacgAAGTAAACAAAATCTGTAGTTAACAATACTATgttgtatatttaaaagttactatgagatcttaaaagttttcatcttAAGAAAAAATTATCTGGTGATGGATATTAATTTGTGGTaaccatttcacaatatatacatatgccaaatcattatgttgtacacctaaaactaacagTGTTGTATGTCAATTTAAATTAGAAACAAATTCGGTGCCAAATGTGGTTTTACAAAATGAGAACAACAACCCCTaaattattaaacttttttttcctttaaatatctGAAGTGGTGAAACCCCTAGGAATTAAGCTGAGCAGAAACATACATTTGTGGTAGGTATCTTTGCAATAGAACTATTGCTCTTCTATGACTttacaaatttaattaaaaaaattttatgttttcaggGATCCAGAAAATACTCTATTACAAAATTTGAAAGATGTTTTAGAAATCGATTTCCCAGCTCGTACTATCCTAGAAAAATCTGTAAGTGTTTTCATTGCTTTCATATTCCAAACAGCATTAAAGAATGAAAGTTAAAAGTTCTTTTAGGCACCAGAGAAAAATGGGGTTGAAAGTGAGGGAATTAGAAGAATTTTATAACAGACTTCTGAACTGCAAGCAAGTTGCATGAAAGTACTTGTTAACCTTCGACTGATGGTGATGTGTACTTTTCATGGTCTCTGTAACAGTAAATTGATTGacagacatttttattattaaaaatagaggGTAAGGTCCAAAGTAGCTAATGGAATGTTTGGATTTTCTATACTGTCTGCTTCTGGATGACTGAAATGAAGTTCTGATTAGCTTAATATAAGTGTTTAAAAATAGCAGTACAGTTTTTCAAAACTGAACAGACAAGATTGCATTGCAAATAAATTTAGAATTGAATTTTGACAAAGCTACTAAATTGTAAAACACTAAAGTGAtggtgatgtttttctttttcctttagttACACAATTTTGAAGTTTAGTTAGTAATCACTAGCTAATATCAGTTCCTGTTTTTATATACTTGAGTGTATATTGAAGTACAATATGGGAAAATTACTTAAGCCCAAACATTTTGTGAGAATAAACAGAATCTGTTTTTTTATATGTATCCATGTGTATAATTTATTGGATGAAAAAGGGAGCGGGCTCATACAAATAGCTTTTCTTGTGTTAAATAGTAATGTGACTCTATTTTCTATAATagagtaatttttataaaaactataattataaaaatttaatattatctataccatattcattctctcatttcattttgtatgttttaaacacacttataaatatatcttttcttttgAAGGATTTTTCTATGGATTGTGGAATTTGTTATGCTTATCAACTTGATGGTGCCATTCCTGATCAAGTGTGTGATTATTCTCAGTGTGGGCAGCCTTTCCATCAAATATGCTTATATGAGGTAAAGTAAAAATCACATCAGTAAAACTTTTTTTCAGCTAACACAACAAAGaatataaatttgaaatatttagactaaAATCTATTTCAGTATGATCTCCTGTTTTTTCATTAGCTCCTGCATTACTATACTAGTTCATTCCAGATGTCCATGTGCTTCATTTTTTCATCATGTCCAGAATACATTCATGGACTACTATTGACACATAAATTCAATTGATGGTACACTAGAATCTTTCAGGAAACACCTCATGTAACCACATGCAAACTGTAGACTCACCTAGTTGGGGGTGGTAGTGGCAATAAGGTGAAGGGGAACTAGCACTGTGGAGCATCTATTACTTTTCAGGCTAGATTTAAGTATAGAATAATCTTAAGTTTGATAATTGAGAATACATTTTGTGATCTGAATATCTCACATCACTCTTAGTGACATTTTATTTGCTATATGTGAAGACTGCTTTCATTTCTGTCTCTCATCATTTGCTCTGTATAGCATTCATCTTAGTGCACAGTTGACATATGTTAAATTATATGTGCATCAATATACAAAACACCTTGCAGTTGTATGGTGCTTTCAATTTTCTAAGTCTTCCATAGTAATACTACCTGGTTTTAACAAGGAAGAACTGAGTTAGAGATATCAGTTTACCTTATATAAAAATCATGTCAGTTCTAATTATAGAGATACTCTTAAGGGaacatgtgttttcttttataataatgaattattcatttagttttttaaaatgaactgtCTAATGCTGGTAACAAATGGTTGAGAATTAACCCACTATTGGTGATTAACACCAGAATTAAGACTTCACTTTTCAAGAGTTTATGGTATCTTTCACCGCATTAGGTCTTAAGTTGCAATTAATGTCTGTAGGTAGATCTGTGAGCCCCATAGACCCATATGCATTATTTGTGTGTTTCAGGGATAGAAAAGATGAATAATTTCCATCAAAATCTTACCGGGGTCCATAATTTGGTTATGCAGCACTGGGTATAAACCTTGAAATCCATGTTGGTTTCCCTTGTTATTCCACATATTAGTAGTCTAACATTGGCTCAGAAAATGTTCCCCTTACTCTTGCAAAAGAGATTTAAGAGAGTAAATTATTTTTGGAATTATCTGTAATCATGCTAACAttgctccctttctcttctctttaaaaTCTCCAGTGGTTGAGAGGACTACAGACTAGTAGACAgagttttaacattttatttggtGAATGTCCATATTGTAGTAAGGTAAGCAATTAATCACATTTCATAAAATATCCTTAGCAGTTCGTTATGTGTTTTAGAAGATATCTTTGTATCagcttttctaaaattttttgagatataacttctgtatttaaaaaaagcaaagtttCTCTAAGATAAATTGTccct
This window harbors:
- the FANCL gene encoding E3 ubiquitin-protein ligase FANCL isoform X2, which produces MEAAEASLLRQFPLLLPQNRAKTVYEGFITAQGRDFHLKILLPEDLQLKNARLLCSWKLRTILCGYHQIIQQRMKHSPDLMSFMMELKMVLEVALKNKQEIHALPPPPQFYSSLIEEIGILGWDNLVYADSCFSTIKLKAEDASGREHLITLKLKAKYPVESPDCFVDFPVSFSVSWTPQSSLISIHSQFLAALESLKTFWDVMDEIDEKTWVLEPEKPTRSATARRIAVGNNASIHIEVDPKHPTMLPECYFLGADHVVKPLGIKLSRNIHLWDPENTLLQNLKDVLEIDFPARTILEKSDFSMDCGICYAYQLDGAIPDQVCDYSQCGQPFHQICLYELLHYYTSSFQMSMCFIFSSCPEYIHGLLLTHKFN